A genome region from Taeniopygia guttata chromosome 18, bTaeGut7.mat, whole genome shotgun sequence includes the following:
- the ADAP2 gene encoding arf-GAP with dual PH domain-containing protein 2 — translation MKCQRRNFGLVPGKLPGTGPGWGRWAGARGPGRGERALRTACRRRGRGVPGAGAVPVLHFPAGPSLPQTPRRAPGAMDYDRNKALLLELQRAAGTGNDRCADCGEPDPEWASYKLGIFICLNCSGIHRNLPEISRVKSLRLDFWESNLIEFMRNHGNLWAKAKYEAKVPPYYYIPKSHDCLVLRQQWIRAKYERGEFLDTGVCHDPCSAGSREGCLWKLGKGHRQFQKRQFLLSAREGVMKYYSKESKGPKAVISVETLNAMFQVEKTGHSHGLQITYITDGQTRNLFVYHESGKEIVDWFNAIRAARYHYLRTTFPNVPEPELIPRITRNFVKEGYMEKTGPKQKEAFKVRWFCLDSQERNLLYFKNPLDAFAQGQVFIGRRDEGYEVRDYLPQKVWMKKKKPVITLVTPVREFVFICENDKKQREWMDALNGVITQP, via the exons ATGAAGTGCCAGCGCAGGAACTTCGGACTCGTTCCGGGAAAGCTGCCGGGGACTGGGCCAGGGTGGGGACGCTGGGCGGGTGCTcgcgggccgggcaggggggAACGCGCGCTCCGAACCgcctgcaggaggaggggacGGGGCGTCCCGGGCGCCGGGGCCGTTCCAGTTCTTCATTTCCCGGCTGGGCCGAGCCTCCCGCAGACTCCGCGCCGGGCACCGGGGGCGATGGACTACGACCGCAACAAGgcgctgctgctggagctgcagagggcGGCCGGGACCGGTAACGATCGCTGCGCCGACTGCGGGGAGCCAG ATCCAGAGTGGGCTTCTTACAAACttggaatatttatttgtttgaatTGTTCTGGAATTCATCGCAATCTCCCCGAAATCAGCAGAGTCAAATCCCTTCGGCTTGACTTCTGGGAGAGCAATTTAATAGAG tttaTGAGGAATCACGGGAATCTCTGGGCCAAAGCTAAATATGAGGCAAAGGTCCCTCCATACTATTACATCCCCAAGTCCCATGACTGCCT GGTTTTAAGACAGCAGTGGATTAGAGCTAAATATGAGCGTGGGGAATTTCTTGACACTGGAGTCTGCCATGATCCCTGTTCTGCAG GCAGCCGTGAAGGATGCCTCTGGAAGCTTGGGAAGGGACACAGACAGTTTCAGAAGAGGCAATTTCTCCTGTCAGCAAGGGAAGGGGTGATGAAGTACTACAGCAAAGAA TCCAAAGGTCCAAAAGCCGTTATCAGCGTTGAGACTCTGAATGCCATGTTCCAGGTGGAGAAAACAGGACACAGTCATGGGCTGCAGATCACATACATCACAGATGGTCAAACAAGGAACCTTTTTGTCTATCACGAAAGTGGAAAG GAGATTGTTGACTGGTTCAATGCTATTCGGGCAGCACGTTACCATTACCTCAGAACAACCTTCCCAAATGTCCCTGAGCCTGAG CTCATACCCAGGATCACAAGAAATTTCGTCAAAGAAGGATATATGGAGAAAACAGGACCAAAA CAGAAGGAGGCCTTTAAGGTACGCTGGTTCTGCTTGGATTCTCAGGAAAGGAACCTGCTATACTTTAAAAATCCACTG GATGCATTTGCACAGGGCCAGGTTTTCATCGGAAGGAGGGATGAGGGATATGAAGTACGAGATTATTTGCCCCAGAAAGTCtggatgaagaagaaaaagccagtGATCACTTTGGTCACACCAGTGAGAGAGTTTGTGTTTATCTGTGAGAATGACAAGAAGCAGAGGGAATGGATGGATGCCTTGAACGGAGTTATCACCCAACCCTGA